A window of the Brachyhypopomus gauderio isolate BG-103 chromosome 14, BGAUD_0.2, whole genome shotgun sequence genome harbors these coding sequences:
- the LOC143475452 gene encoding macrophage mannose receptor 1-like yields the protein MGHNRCSICPICPSAISAPFAPLPLLPLCSISMCVTRQFYVVKEKKNWTDAQKYCRGNYTDLATIENQVDMDTILTLSGQSGANYWIGLRQNASQNNNTIWVWSDGSNSTYRDWGPGEPNNPWKTGQPKDAGVSENDYCVQLYQNTSYKWNDAACNWTGPFICYKKIPLILVQQEMTWREALSYCRQNHVDLVSVLTNETQDWVETVSKNASTTNVWLGLRYTCTIGFWFWVGEECVCYQNWAPGNGTGESDCSNVERSGALQSGSKQWISLPETHKLNFICTVNTYISNRMNT from the exons atgggtcataacag atgctccatctgccccatctgcccctctgctatatctgccccatttgcccctctccctcttctgcccctctgctctatct CCATGTGTGTGACTCGCCAGTTTTATGTggtgaaagaaaaaaagaactgGACTGATGCTCAGAAATACTGCAGAGGAAATTATACTGATCTGGCAACCATTGAGAATCAAGTGGACATGGATACTATACTCACTCTCAGTGGACAGTCAGGAGCCAATTACTGGATAGGACTGAGACAGAATGCTTCCCAGAACAACAATACT ATCTGGGTCTGGTCAGATGGGAGTAACTCCACATACAGGGACTGGGGCCCTGGGGAGCCGAACAACCCTTGGAAAACTGGGCAGCCAAAAGATGCTGGTGTATCTGAGAATGATTACTGTGTGCAGTTATACCAGAACACATCATACAAGTGGAATGATGCAGCCTGTAATTGGACAGGTCCATTTATTTGCTATAAAA AGATCCCACTGATTCTGGTTCAACAGGAGATGACGTGGAGAGAAGCTCTGAGCTACTGCAGACAGAATCATGTGGACCTGGTCTCTGTTCTCACTAATGAAACTCAGGACTGGGTGGAGACAGTCAGTAAAAACGCCTCCACCACTAATGTGTGGCTGGGTCTGCGTTACACCTGCACCATAGGCTTCTGGTTCTGGGTGGGTGAAGAGTGTGTCTGCTACCAGAACTGGGCCCCGGGGAACGGGACAGGGGAGTCAGACTGCAGTAATGTAGAGAGATCAGGAGCACTGCAGTCTGGAAGTAAACAGTGGATCAGCCTGCCAGAGACCCACAAACTCAACTTCATCTGCACCGTCAATACTTATATTAGTAACAGAATGAATACTTAA